A single region of the Rhodoligotrophos defluvii genome encodes:
- a CDS encoding YsnF/AvaK domain-containing protein produces the protein MIPLHAEELSVSKEKVETGRVHVGTVTRTHEEMVDEELASEHVKIERVSVNRPIDAVPSVRHEGNVTIVPVLEEVLVVERRLMLKEEIHIRRVRTTERHRESVTLRRQEAVISHVPAKTSPE, from the coding sequence TTGATCCCCCTGCATGCGGAAGAACTGAGTGTTTCGAAGGAGAAGGTCGAGACCGGCCGAGTGCACGTTGGCACGGTAACCCGCACCCACGAGGAGATGGTAGACGAGGAACTCGCGAGCGAACACGTCAAGATCGAGCGTGTTTCCGTCAACCGGCCCATCGATGCCGTTCCCTCGGTTCGGCATGAGGGCAACGTCACCATTGTTCCAGTGCTCGAGGAAGTCTTGGTCGTGGAGCGACGTCTCATGCTGAAGGAGGAGATCCATATCCGCCGTGTACGCACCACTGAAAGGCACCGGGAGAGCGTAACCCTGCGGCGCCAGGAAGCGGTCATCTCGCACGTGCCAGCGAAAACATCACCGGAATAA
- a CDS encoding SPW repeat protein translates to MAANVTRRTEETALDVVNAIVGICLALSPWVLAYTTEAAAAWNAWLAGAAIALIAIGALVSFTEWEEWANLVLGLWVLAAPWLLGFSTVAAATNTHVIAGIIVAILAAIELWYAYKRPVSTV, encoded by the coding sequence ATGGCAGCGAATGTAACGAGAAGAACCGAAGAAACTGCCCTCGATGTGGTCAATGCCATTGTGGGCATCTGTCTCGCACTCAGCCCGTGGGTATTGGCTTATACGACAGAAGCGGCCGCCGCCTGGAACGCCTGGCTGGCTGGCGCGGCCATCGCCTTGATTGCGATCGGTGCCCTCGTCTCCTTTACGGAGTGGGAGGAATGGGCAAACCTGGTACTCGGCCTATGGGTGCTGGCGGCGCCATGGCTGCTTGGGTTCAGCACTGTCGCTGCCGCGACCAACACCCACGTGATCGCCGGCATCATTGTCGCTATTCTGGCCGCGATCGAGCTCTGGTACGCGTATAAGCGGCCAGTATCGACCGTATGA
- a CDS encoding S1C family serine protease: MRHRLVAILLLVLAVLLAAVLFQPYLNQWLFAAREPRIVSPRGDLADFERTSIRIFETVAPSVVQVVAQSPQNPFSGDPNAVQSGTGFVWDEAGHIVTNDHVVNREQAIAVRFASGEIVPAEVVGEAPNYDLAVLRLRRTVSLPAPIAIGRSSNLQVGQAAFAIGNPFGLEQSLTTGIISALKRRLPTSDGREIADVIQTDAAINPGNSGGPLLDSAGRLIGVNTAIFSPSGANAGIGFAVPVDVVNRVVPQLIRTGHVPTPGIGILAANEAVSARLGVNGVIVAAVAPGSPAERAGLSGIDRATGEIGDVIVEADGQPVRRLSDLTDRLEQIGPGGTVTLTVMRNGERRSVQVSVVDIAQPQAR; this comes from the coding sequence ATGCGCCACCGCCTGGTCGCAATTTTGCTGCTCGTGCTCGCCGTGCTGCTGGCGGCCGTTCTGTTTCAGCCATATCTGAATCAATGGCTGTTCGCGGCGAGGGAGCCGCGCATTGTGAGCCCCCGCGGCGACCTTGCCGATTTTGAGCGCACCTCGATCAGGATTTTCGAGACCGTTGCGCCTTCGGTCGTCCAAGTCGTGGCCCAGTCCCCGCAGAATCCGTTCAGCGGGGACCCCAACGCAGTTCAATCCGGCACGGGCTTCGTTTGGGACGAGGCCGGCCATATCGTGACGAACGACCACGTGGTGAACCGTGAGCAGGCGATAGCTGTTCGCTTCGCCTCGGGAGAGATCGTGCCTGCGGAGGTGGTCGGCGAGGCACCGAACTATGATCTCGCTGTGCTGCGGCTCAGGCGTACGGTGAGCCTGCCGGCGCCGATCGCCATCGGTCGGTCCAGCAACTTGCAAGTCGGCCAGGCGGCCTTTGCCATCGGCAATCCCTTCGGCCTGGAGCAGTCGCTCACGACCGGCATCATCAGCGCCCTGAAGCGGCGCCTCCCCACGAGCGACGGGCGTGAAATCGCCGATGTGATCCAGACGGACGCGGCCATCAATCCCGGCAATTCCGGCGGACCGCTGCTCGATTCCGCCGGGCGCCTGATCGGGGTGAACACCGCCATCTTCTCCCCATCCGGCGCCAATGCGGGCATCGGGTTTGCCGTGCCCGTGGACGTGGTCAACCGCGTCGTGCCTCAGCTGATCCGCACGGGGCATGTGCCGACCCCCGGCATCGGCATTCTTGCCGCCAACGAGGCCGTGTCTGCTCGGCTCGGCGTCAACGGGGTCATCGTTGCAGCCGTCGCACCCGGATCTCCCGCTGAACGGGCCGGCCTTTCGGGCATCGATCGGGCAACCGGGGAGATCGGCGACGTTATCGTCGAGGCGGACGGTCAACCGGTTCGGCGCCTGTCGGATCTCACCGATCGGCTCGAGCAAATAGGTCCAGGTGGCACCGTCACGCTCACCGTCATGCGCAACGGCGAGCGACGCTCGGTGCAAGTCTCCGTCGTCGATATCGCTCAACCTCAGGCGCGCTGA
- a CDS encoding transporter substrate-binding domain-containing protein, giving the protein MTDYFVAARFWAYRVAAGAIALCLLLPVCAVAQAPVEGTQGGELIVGTKEAPPFAMKSEHGEWEGITIDLWRRIADELGLRYRFTETSLQNLILGTANGSFDVAVAALTITAEREKALDFSQPFYETGLSIAVAKRHTSWGKLLHSIISRDMLVGILGLLGALVLVGVLCWLVERRKNRDFTGKQGLIQSLLWSASTATGHASHKTPVTLPGELLAMGWGVTSVLVISTFTALIASALTATQLRGAIHGVDDLRSVHVGTVANSEAVDYLADQRISFQPFPDLQSGLAALKDGTIDAFVYDRPLLAWQINRNYQRSLDLLDPIFDKQSYGIALPTGSGLREPIDRQLLAVTRSDWWRTTTFRYLGESPDHRAPPTGEMALFGHGHH; this is encoded by the coding sequence TTGACGGATTATTTTGTGGCTGCTCGGTTCTGGGCATATCGGGTCGCGGCAGGTGCTATAGCGCTCTGCCTCCTGTTGCCGGTCTGCGCGGTTGCCCAGGCGCCTGTCGAAGGCACTCAGGGTGGAGAGTTGATCGTTGGCACCAAGGAGGCCCCACCCTTTGCCATGAAGTCCGAACATGGCGAATGGGAAGGTATTACCATCGACTTGTGGCGCCGCATCGCCGACGAACTCGGCCTACGATATCGATTCACAGAGACATCGCTGCAGAATTTGATCCTCGGCACCGCCAACGGCTCGTTCGACGTGGCGGTGGCCGCCCTCACGATCACAGCAGAGCGCGAGAAGGCGCTGGATTTTTCGCAGCCGTTCTATGAGACCGGCCTGAGCATTGCCGTTGCCAAAAGGCACACCAGCTGGGGTAAGCTGCTGCACAGCATCATTTCGCGGGATATGCTCGTGGGAATCCTGGGCTTGCTCGGCGCCTTGGTGCTCGTGGGTGTGCTGTGCTGGCTGGTTGAGCGACGAAAGAACCGGGATTTCACCGGAAAACAAGGACTGATCCAGAGCCTCCTCTGGTCGGCCTCGACGGCGACAGGTCATGCATCGCACAAGACCCCCGTGACCTTACCCGGCGAGCTGCTTGCGATGGGCTGGGGCGTCACTTCGGTGCTGGTGATCTCCACCTTCACGGCGCTGATCGCTTCGGCTTTGACGGCAACACAGCTGCGCGGCGCCATACACGGGGTGGACGACCTGCGCTCCGTTCATGTGGGGACCGTCGCGAACTCAGAAGCGGTCGACTATCTGGCCGACCAGCGCATCAGCTTTCAACCGTTTCCCGATCTCCAGTCAGGCTTGGCCGCCCTGAAGGACGGAACGATCGATGCATTCGTCTATGATCGGCCACTTCTCGCCTGGCAGATCAACAGAAATTACCAGCGCTCGCTCGATCTGCTGGACCCGATCTTCGACAAGCAGAGCTACGGAATCGCATTGCCCACTGGAAGCGGGCTTCGCGAGCCAATCGACCGGCAATTGCTTGCCGTGACAAGAAGTGATTGGTGGAGAACCACCACATTCCGCTATTTGGGCGAGAGTCCGGATCACCGTGCTCCTCCAACCGGCGAAATGGCCCTGTTCGGCCACGGCCATCACTAA
- a CDS encoding YsnF/AvaK domain-containing protein, which produces MPSQNIQTVVAVFDTTKQADAAVKALKASGFADDDISVFDKSRLSTNGKGNVHKKGLWKRLLGDNVFEHEAAVYSHAIDHGGSVVVLRTVGNEVAHATGILDLHRPIDVHDRAITAGIAPAAHVETAAKLACATPLPSEQKVAVSPKLAEAHQGVLKLAEEQLNVGKKMVETGRTRVRRFVTERPVTKHVTLHEEHAEVIRKAVSDPKYVDHVDWADSTIEVVETAEHAVVNKTARIVEEVALRLTGSDHVETVHDKVRRQQVEIEHIPASGTESSKPTNPTNPA; this is translated from the coding sequence ATGCCTAGTCAAAACATTCAAACCGTTGTTGCAGTTTTCGACACAACAAAGCAAGCCGATGCCGCGGTTAAGGCCCTCAAGGCTTCTGGTTTTGCTGATGACGACATCAGCGTTTTTGACAAGAGCCGTTTGAGCACCAATGGCAAGGGCAATGTTCACAAGAAGGGCCTGTGGAAGCGCTTGCTCGGCGATAACGTCTTCGAGCATGAGGCGGCGGTTTATTCGCACGCGATCGATCACGGTGGCAGTGTCGTGGTCTTGCGCACCGTAGGGAACGAGGTCGCCCATGCGACGGGAATCCTGGACCTGCATCGACCGATTGACGTGCACGACCGCGCCATTACCGCTGGTATCGCGCCTGCTGCGCATGTGGAGACCGCCGCGAAGCTCGCCTGCGCGACGCCGCTTCCCTCTGAGCAGAAAGTTGCCGTGTCACCGAAGCTCGCCGAAGCCCATCAAGGTGTTCTGAAGCTCGCCGAAGAGCAATTGAACGTCGGCAAGAAGATGGTCGAAACCGGGCGAACCCGGGTTCGCCGTTTCGTGACCGAGCGCCCGGTGACAAAGCATGTCACGCTCCATGAAGAACACGCGGAGGTCATTCGCAAGGCTGTCAGCGATCCGAAATATGTCGACCATGTCGACTGGGCAGACAGCACGATCGAGGTGGTCGAGACCGCCGAGCATGCCGTCGTAAACAAGACTGCGCGGATCGTCGAAGAGGTCGCCCTGCGCCTTACCGGCAGCGATCACGTCGAGACCGTACACGACAAGGTCCGCCGGCAGCAGGTCGAGATCGAGCACATCCCGGCCAGCGGCACCGAGTCGTCAAAGCCGACCAATCCAACGAACCCGGCATAA
- a CDS encoding DUF488 domain-containing protein, which yields MPVSIVRLGTPRLPKEGTRIGTVRHLPRGVRKERYAADNWFDVWYPELAPSAELVARARKAQTEEEWSGFVRAFRAEMDQPAARRTLTLLAALSRDADFSIGCYCEDEARCHRSVLRALLAEHGAVIAGPNGG from the coding sequence ATGCCCGTGAGTATCGTTCGCTTGGGGACGCCGCGCCTTCCCAAAGAAGGCACGCGGATCGGCACTGTCCGCCACCTTCCGCGAGGCGTGCGCAAGGAGCGCTATGCAGCCGACAATTGGTTCGACGTCTGGTATCCGGAGCTTGCGCCCAGCGCCGAACTCGTGGCCCGTGCCAGGAAAGCGCAGACGGAGGAGGAGTGGAGCGGCTTCGTTCGGGCGTTTCGCGCCGAGATGGACCAGCCAGCAGCCCGCCGGACATTGACGCTACTGGCGGCTTTGTCGCGAGACGCCGATTTCTCGATCGGCTGCTATTGCGAGGACGAGGCGCGCTGCCACCGTTCCGTGCTGCGTGCGCTGCTGGCCGAGCATGGCGCCGTCATCGCTGGCCCGAATGGCGGTTGA